Proteins encoded by one window of Hippoglossus hippoglossus isolate fHipHip1 chromosome 15, fHipHip1.pri, whole genome shotgun sequence:
- the LOC117775999 gene encoding dual specificity protein phosphatase 13-like produces the protein MSDRELITGAVSDREYDTEKLDLGEEEEEKCTCVTAEKREKTPSLQELEEVLHSAPRSCRHGDEVWPRLYLGDMVMSHDKFGLWQLGVTHVLNASHGKLCCKGSDDFYGTTVKYYGVPANDLPTFDLSPYFYPAAEFLHQALTSGGKVLVHCAVGVSRSAALVLAFLMIHHHLSLLSSVRCVQEKRWIFPNRGFLRQLIALDRKLQHTDMNEPK, from the exons ATGTCCGACAGAGAGTTGATCACAGGTGCTGTCTCAGACAGAGAATATGATACTGAGAAGTTGGACcttggagaggaggaggaggagaagtgcacatgtgtgacagcagagaagagagagaagaccCCGTCTctccaggagctggaggaggtttTACACTCCGCTCCACGCTCCTGTCGCCATGGAGATGAGGTGTGGCCGCGCCTGTATCTGGGAGACAT GGTCATGTCTCATGACAAGTTTGGGCTGTGGCAGCTGGGCGTCACTCACGTGCTGAACGCCTCTCATGGTAAACTGTGCTGTAAGGGCAGTGATGATTTCTATGGAACCACAGTGAAATACTATGGAGTCCCAGCCAACGACCTGCCGACGTTTGACCTTTCACCCTATTTTTACCCTGCGGCTGAGTTTCTTCACCAGGCTTTGACATCAGGAG GAAAGGTGTTGGTGCACTGTGCTGTGGGTGTGAGTCGCTCGGCTGCATTGGTCCTTGCCTTCCTGATGATTCATCACCACCTCAGCCTTCTGTCCTCCGTACGCTGCGTGCAAGAGAAACGCTGGATCTTCCCAAACAGGGGCTTTCTGCGACAGCTCATAGCCCTGGACCGAAAACTGCAGCACACAGATATGAATgagccaaaataa
- the zgc:153981 gene encoding dual specificity protein phosphatase family protein codes for MSRSNQPQDLVPIKELELTLDSCTLELTAVDEVWPNLYIGNVAVAQNRKTLHKLGITHVLNTAHYKQGSIGDQSFYGNTCVYFGIAAEDSEQFDLSQHFRPAADFIHKALKSKDGKVLVHCIMGVSRSASLVLVYLMLRQRLPLRDALRQVVQKRAIYPNRNFLSLLLKLDDQLTFKRRLCPLL; via the exons atGTCAAGGAGCAACCAGCCACAGGACCTGGTGCCCATTAAAGAGCTGGAGCTCACTTTGGATTCCTGCACTCTGGAGCTCACTGCAGTAGATGAAGTGTGGCCCAACCTGTACATAGGAAATGT ggCGGTGGCACAGAACAGAAAGACGTTACATAAGCTGGGCATTACTCATGTCCTGAACACCGCACACTACAAGCAGGGCAGCATCGGCGACCAGAGTTTTTACGGGAACACCTGTGTTTACTTTGGGATCGCGGCTGAGGATTCAGAGCAGTTTGACCTCAGTCAGCACTTCAGACCTGCAGCTGACTTCATTCATAAAGCCCTGAAGAGCAAAGATG GGAAAGTACTGGTGCACTGCATCATGGGAGTGAGTCGATCGGCCTCTTTGGTCCTGGTGTACTTGATGTTGCGGCAGCGTCTCCCTCTGAGAGATGCTCTGAGGCAAGTCGTCCAAAAAAGAGCCATTTACCCCAATCGCAACTTCCTGTCCCTGCTCCTCAAGCTGGACGATCAGCTGACGTTCAAACGAAGGTTGTGTCCTCTTCTCTGA
- the LOC117775998 gene encoding dual specificity phosphatase DUPD1-like isoform X2, producing the protein MSSCVVKSRSKNPYTAVQVDPDSDYFTPGTLDLEQLFWAGSMAQYAHVNQVWTSVYIGDEKTALERPGLRDLGITHVLNAAEGKFNNVLTGADYYTDVNIQYFGVEADDKPTFNMSQYFCSAAQFIHEALAHPENKVLVHCVMGRSRSATLVLAYLMMKQSLTVVDAIEHVRQQRCILPNHGFLKQLRALDITLQEEKLRVKRQMQDQM; encoded by the exons ATGTCGTCCTGTGTGGTGAAGTCCAGGAGTAAAAACCCGTACACCGCGGTGCAGGTGGACCCGGACAGTGATTACTTCACACCAGGAACATTAGACCTGGAGCAGCTGTTCTGGGCCGGCAGCATGGCTCAGTATGCACATGTGAACCAGGTGTGGACCAGCGTCTACATCGGGGATGA GAAAACGGCTCTGGAACGGCCCGGCCTGAGGGATCTGGGTATCACACATGTGCTGAATGCTGCAGAGGGGAAGTTTAATAATGTGCTGACTGGTGCTGATTACTACACTGACGTGAACATCCAGTACTTCGGTGTGGAGGCCGACGACAAACCAACCTTCAACATGTCCCAGTACTTCTGCTCTGCGGCCCAGTTCATACACGAGGCCCTCGCTCACCCAGAGA ACAAGGTGCTGGTGCACTGTGTGATGGGTCGGAGCAGGTCGGCCACTCTGGTCTTGGCGTACCTGATGATGAAACAAAGCCTGACTGTGGTGGACGCTATTGAGCACGTGCGACAGCAGCGTTGTATCCTGCCCAATCACGGCTTCCTAAAGCAGCTCAGAGCCCTGGACATCACACTACAAGAGGAGAAACTCAGAGTAAAAAGACAGATGCAAGACCAAATGTAG
- the LOC117775615 gene encoding dual specificity protein phosphatase 13-like: MSLRDPPYAPPSVSELQAFLLSDRKPTGHANQVWPNLYIGNEAAARDKATLHSLGITHIVNAAHGPPIPGPGPCFHVNTGPRFYRDMTVDYYGVEADDATEFILSPFFYPTARYIRAALAMGGRVFVHCLMGVSRSATLVLAFLMIIEGLSLQEAVAAVRPHRDICPNPGFLQQLRSLDMSLERERRRQRQAQTL, encoded by the exons ATGTCTCTAAGGGATCCACCATATGCACCTCCTTCTGTCTCCGAGCTGCAGGCGTTTCTGCTGTCAGACAGAAAACCTACTGGACATGCCAATCAAGTCTGGCCAAACCTTTACATAGGCAACGa GGCGGCGGCTCGTGACAAGGCCACGCTCCACAGTCTGGGCATTACTCACATTGTAAATGCTGCTCACGGACCCCCCATCCCGGGCCCCGGGCCCTGTTTCCACGTCAACACCGGCCCGCGCTTCTACAGAGACATGACGGTGGATTATTATGGGGTGGAGGCCGATGATGCTACAGAGTTTATCCTCAGTCCTTTCTTCTACCCAACAGCACGATACATCCGAGCTGCGCTGGCCATGGGAG GACGTGTGTTTGTCCACTGTCTGATGGGTGTGAGCCGCTCTGCGACCTTGGTCCTGGCCTTCCTCATGATCATTGAGGGCCTGAGCCTGCAGGAGGCCGTTGCTGCCGTCAGGCCGCACAGAGACATCTGCCCCAACCCAggcttcctgcagcagctccgcAGCCTCGACATGAgcctggagagggagaggaggagacaacgACAGGCccaaacactgtaa
- the LOC117776002 gene encoding beta-microseminoprotein: MALLRVFICLLGLVVLCHSDCTFQELVIKDLNNPPKGCVDQDGKQQDFGSEWVKDCIACSCTEEGLSCCNMLPDPGEVEVSDECELVVNKQTCSATVVLKSDKTKECPLN, encoded by the exons ATG GCTTTGCTCCGcgtgtttatttgtcttctgGGACTGGTTGTCCTGTGCCACTCTGACTGCACCTTCCAAGAATTAGTCATCAAAGATTTGAACAACCCCCCAAAAG GGTGTGTGGATCAGGACGGAAAGCAGCAGGACTTTGGCTCTGAGTGGGTCAAAGACTGCATCGCATGCTCCTGCACAGAGGAAGGATTGAGCTGCTGTAACAT gctCCCTGATCCAGGTGAGGTCGAAGTCAGTGACGAGTGTGAGCTTGTTGTGAATAAGCAGACCTGCTCTGCCACGGTGGTGCTGAAGTCAGACAAGACAAAGGAGTGTCCCCTCAACTAA
- the LOC117775998 gene encoding dual specificity phosphatase DUPD1-like isoform X1, with protein sequence MCVFSVRQECDMSSCVVKSRSKNPYTAVQVDPDSDYFTPGTLDLEQLFWAGSMAQYAHVNQVWTSVYIGDEKTALERPGLRDLGITHVLNAAEGKFNNVLTGADYYTDVNIQYFGVEADDKPTFNMSQYFCSAAQFIHEALAHPENKVLVHCVMGRSRSATLVLAYLMMKQSLTVVDAIEHVRQQRCILPNHGFLKQLRALDITLQEEKLRVKRQMQDQM encoded by the exons atgtgtgtgttttctgtgcggCAGGAGTGCGACATGTCGTCCTGTGTGGTGAAGTCCAGGAGTAAAAACCCGTACACCGCGGTGCAGGTGGACCCGGACAGTGATTACTTCACACCAGGAACATTAGACCTGGAGCAGCTGTTCTGGGCCGGCAGCATGGCTCAGTATGCACATGTGAACCAGGTGTGGACCAGCGTCTACATCGGGGATGA GAAAACGGCTCTGGAACGGCCCGGCCTGAGGGATCTGGGTATCACACATGTGCTGAATGCTGCAGAGGGGAAGTTTAATAATGTGCTGACTGGTGCTGATTACTACACTGACGTGAACATCCAGTACTTCGGTGTGGAGGCCGACGACAAACCAACCTTCAACATGTCCCAGTACTTCTGCTCTGCGGCCCAGTTCATACACGAGGCCCTCGCTCACCCAGAGA ACAAGGTGCTGGTGCACTGTGTGATGGGTCGGAGCAGGTCGGCCACTCTGGTCTTGGCGTACCTGATGATGAAACAAAGCCTGACTGTGGTGGACGCTATTGAGCACGTGCGACAGCAGCGTTGTATCCTGCCCAATCACGGCTTCCTAAAGCAGCTCAGAGCCCTGGACATCACACTACAAGAGGAGAAACTCAGAGTAAAAAGACAGATGCAAGACCAAATGTAG
- the LOC117775985 gene encoding sphingomyelin synthase-related protein 1-like yields the protein MAPSEDSVAVWSCKQVAQWLQEEGFGEYVELLCSQHRLDGPSLLALTEADLRGPPLGLTVLGDIKRLTMALRRLQRQNQAELEELGLQHSDSHPSGLSSGSEGGEWGCDGAERRYNGADHLFNGTELRLRNGDRSGYGLGATLCHTHSNWRYRQHLAGRLDPEVWKTVMSCIYVFCVFGFTSVVMVFVHERVPDMRTYPPLPDIFLDSVPRIPWAFAMAEACGLILCYMFMVILLLHKHRSILFRRLCSLIGTVFLLRCCTMFVTSLSVPGQHLKCASKTYGDTWEKIQRAFAIWSGFGMTLTGVQTCGDYMFSGHTVVITMLNFFVTEYTPRTWNLIHTISWVLNLFGIFFILAAHEHYSIDVFIAFYITTRLFLYYHTLANTRAYQHSRRARIWFPMFSFFECNVNGPVPNQYHWPFNKPAYMKTLIG from the exons ATGGCTCCGTCAGAGGACAGTGTGGCTGTCTGGAGCTGTAAGCAGGTGGCCCagtggctgcaggaggaaggtTTTGGGGAGTATGTGGAGTTATTGTGCAGCCAGCACCGCCTGGATGGGCCCAGCCTGCTGGCTCTGACTGAGGCTGACCTGCGGGGTCCACCACTGGGCctgactgtgctgggagacatcAAGAGGTTAACCATGGCCCTTCGCCGGCTCCAGAGACAGAACCAGGccgagctggaggagctgggccTGCAGCATTCAGACAGCCACCCCTCTGGGCTCTCGTCGGGCTCCGAAGGAGGAGAGTGGGGATGTGACGGAGCAGAGAGGAGGTATAACGGAGCTGATCACTTGTTTAATGGGACTGAGCTGCGGCTTAGGAATGGCGACAGATCTGGATACGGTTTAGGAGCGACACTGTGTCATACACACTCCAACTGGAGGTATAGGCAGCACCTGGCTGGTAGACTGGACCCAGAAGTGTGGAAGACAGTCATGAGTTGCAtatatgtgttttgtgtgttcgGATTCACGTCTGTTGTCATGGTCTTTGTGCACGAGCGGGTCCCCGACATGAGGACATACCCACCACTGCCTGATATATTCCTGGACAG cGTTCCCAGAATCCCCTGGGCTTTTGCAATGGCCGAAGCGTGTGGCCTCATCCTGTGTTATATGTTTATGGTaatcctgctgcttcacaaacacag ATCCATTCTCTTCAGGCGGCTGTGTTCTTTAATAGGAACTGTGTTTCTGCTTCGTTGCTGCACCATGTTTGTCACCTCGCTCTCCGTGCCCGGGCAGCACCTGAAGTGTGCCAGCAAG ACATACGGTGATACCTGGGAGAAGATACAGAGGGCGTTCGCGATCTGGAGTGGGTTTGGCATGACCTTGACTGGTGTGCAAACATGTGGAGACTACATGTTCAGCGGACACACGGTTGTCATAACCATGCTCAACTTTTTTGTAACTGAAT ACACGCCACGAACCTGGAACCTGATTCACACCATATCCTGGGTGCTTAACCTGTTTGGCATCTTCTTCATCCTGGCGGCCCACGAGCATTACTCCATCGACGTGTTCATCGCCTTCTACATCACCACCCGCCTCTTCCTCTACTACCACACTCTAGCCAACACCCGTGCCTACCAACACAGCCGGCGAGCACGCATCTGGTTCCCCATGTTCTCCTTCTTCGAGTGCAATGTGAACGGACCCGTCCCCAACCAGTATCACTGGCCGTTCAACAAACCCGCCTACATGAAGACTCTGATAGGATAG